The Couchioplanes caeruleus sequence GCCCACCGCGCTCTATGACGTACGGCTCTTCGAGGGCGGGCTGGCCCGGCGGGTGCCGCTCGGCGTCGATCTGCTCGTGCCCCGGACGGGCCTCGATGCCGTGGTGGCGCGGCTGGCCGGCGTACCCAAGGCGGGATTGTGGGCCTATGAGGCGGTGCGGGTCGCGCGTCGGATCCCGCGGCTCGGCTGGGAGACCGACCATCGGACGATTCCGGCCGAGGCAGGGTTCGTGGGGCCAGCCGTCCACCTCGACAAGGGGTGTTATCGCGGACAGGAGACGGTCGCGCGGGTGCATCACCTCGGGCGTCCGCCACGCCGGCTCGTGCTGGTGCACCTCGACGGGGTGGCGACCGACCAGCCGCCGGTGCAGGGCACGCCGGTCACGCTCGACGGACGCCAGGTCGGCTTCGTCGGCACGGCGGTCCGCCACCACGAGCTCGGCATGATCGCGCTCGCGGTGGTGAAGCGCAACGTCGCCGACGACGCGCGGCTCACCGTAGGCGAGTCGGCCGCGGCCATCGACGCCGGCTGATCGACCTGGTCGCGGATGGCCGTCGCTGCTCCGTGAGCGATTCCGCATGGCAGGATCTCGGTTATGACCGGGACTTTGATCACTGTCGCGCCCACCGGCGCGGAGAGCAGCAAGGCGGACGTACCAGCGCTGCCTGTGACGATCGATGAGCTTGTGGCGACCGCCAAGGAGTGCGAGGCGCTGGGCGCGGCGATCATCCACGTCCACATCCGGGACGACGCGGCCGAGCCGACCCTCGACCAGGGCCGGCTTCGGGACACCGTGGCCGCGCTGCGGCAGTCCACCGACCTGATCATCCAGCTCTCCTCGGGCGGGGCCGTCACCGATCCCGAGTCGGACCGGCTGGCCGTGCTCGACGCGCGCCCGGAGATGGCCTCCTGCACGATGGGCACGGTCAACTTCGGCGACGGCGTCTTCATGAACCGCGCGGGGTTCATCGTCGACCTGCACACCCGGATGCAGGAGCGGGGCATCGTCCCCGAGTACGAGATCTTCGACCTGGGCCAACTCACCAGCCTGCAGCGCCTGCTCGACAAGCACGGCCTGCCGTTCGGCGGGCATGTGCACGTGGACCTCGTGATGGGCGTGCCGGGCGGCATGCCGGGCACCGCGGAGGCGCTGGTCGCCTGCCACCGCGCGATCCGGGACCTGCCCGAGGGCACGACGTTCTCCGCCACCGGCATCGGGCGCAGCACGATCGCGGTCATGCTCGCGTCGCTGTCGGCCGGCGGTCACCTGCGGGTCGGCATGGAGGACACCATCACGTACGCCAGGGGCCAGGCGGTCGAGTCGAACATGCAGCTCGTCGCGCGGGCGGTCGGGTTCGCCCAGCTCGCCCAGCGCCCGCCGCTGAGCACCGCGGAGGCGCGCGCGCTGCTCGGCGTACCGGCTCGATGATCCTCGCGGAGGTCGTGCGTTCGGGCTTCGTGGAGGGCATCCATCACGGTTCGGTGGTAGTGCTCGACGCCTCCGGTGCGGTGGTCTCCTCGGCGGGCGACGTGACGGGCCCGATGTTCCCCCGTTCCTCGAACAAGCCGATGCAGACCGTGGGCATGCTGCGGGCGGGGCTGCGCACCGACGACCCCGCGGACCTCGCGCTGATCAGCGGCAGCCATTCCGGCGAGCCGTTCCACGTCGACCGGGTCCGCTCGATCCTGCGTACGGCCGGCCTCACCGAGGACGCCCTGCTCTGCCCGGAGGACCTGCCGCTCGCCGAGAGTGCCCGGCATGCCGTGATCGTCGCGGGCGGTGCCGGGAAGCGGGTCTACATGAACTGCTCCGGCAAGCACGCCGGCATGCTGGCCACCTGCGTGGTCAACGGCTGGCCGCTGGACGACTACCGGGACGCCAAGCACCCGCTGCAGGGCGTCCTGGCCGAGGCCGTGACGGACCTGGCCGGCGAGCCGATCGCCGCGACCGGCATCGACGGCTGCGGCGCGCCGGTCTTCGGTTTCTCCCTGACCGCGCTGGCCCGGGGTTTCCACCGGCTGGCCGCGGCGCCGGACGGGCCCGAGCGCGCGGTGGCCGACGCCATCCGGGCGCATCCGGAGCTGGTGGCCGGGACCGGTCAGGACGACACGCTGTTGATGCGCGGCGTGCCCGGCCTGCTGGCCAAGGGTGGCGCCGAGGGGGTCGTGGCCGTGGCGGTGCCGGGTGCCGGCGCGGTGGCCATCAAGATCGCCGACGGCGGGATGCGGGCGCGGACGCCGGTGCTGGTCTCGGCGCTGCGCCGGCTCGGCGTCGATGCTCCCGTCCTGGACGAGCTGGCCACCGTGCCGCTGCTGGGTGGCGGCGTCCGGGTCGGCGAGGTGCGCGC is a genomic window containing:
- a CDS encoding asparaginase; this translates as MILAEVVRSGFVEGIHHGSVVVLDASGAVVSSAGDVTGPMFPRSSNKPMQTVGMLRAGLRTDDPADLALISGSHSGEPFHVDRVRSILRTAGLTEDALLCPEDLPLAESARHAVIVAGGAGKRVYMNCSGKHAGMLATCVVNGWPLDDYRDAKHPLQGVLAEAVTDLAGEPIAATGIDGCGAPVFGFSLTALARGFHRLAAAPDGPERAVADAIRAHPELVAGTGQDDTLLMRGVPGLLAKGGAEGVVAVAVPGAGAVAIKIADGGMRARTPVLVSALRRLGVDAPVLDELATVPLLGGGVRVGEVRAAW
- a CDS encoding YgfZ/GcvT domain-containing protein; translation: MTTVLIEELEPESADAGVAAHYGDPMREQRTLETAVGLVDRSHRDVIAVPGEERAGWLHTLTTQHLSGLRAGQGTEMLVLSPHGHVEHHALVAEDGTTAWLDTEPGAGAGLLRYLEMMRFFTRVEPRDATAEMAVLSLVGPEAAATAARMLGADLAEPRVREVPGPKFAAGSVPPEPTALYDVRLFEGGLARRVPLGVDLLVPRTGLDAVVARLAGVPKAGLWAYEAVRVARRIPRLGWETDHRTIPAEAGFVGPAVHLDKGCYRGQETVARVHHLGRPPRRLVLVHLDGVATDQPPVQGTPVTLDGRQVGFVGTAVRHHELGMIALAVVKRNVADDARLTVGESAAAIDAG
- a CDS encoding 3-keto-5-aminohexanoate cleavage protein, which gives rise to MTGTLITVAPTGAESSKADVPALPVTIDELVATAKECEALGAAIIHVHIRDDAAEPTLDQGRLRDTVAALRQSTDLIIQLSSGGAVTDPESDRLAVLDARPEMASCTMGTVNFGDGVFMNRAGFIVDLHTRMQERGIVPEYEIFDLGQLTSLQRLLDKHGLPFGGHVHVDLVMGVPGGMPGTAEALVACHRAIRDLPEGTTFSATGIGRSTIAVMLASLSAGGHLRVGMEDTITYARGQAVESNMQLVARAVGFAQLAQRPPLSTAEARALLGVPAR